From the Maniola jurtina chromosome Z, ilManJurt1.1, whole genome shotgun sequence genome, one window contains:
- the LOC123880397 gene encoding nuclear pore complex protein Nup153 isoform X1, with protein sequence MSAKYPARKNKRARSPTDDINNSFIKNVTARMSGLMPASVSKWFGCPRSSNANGSAPVAESSDSSTEDEAPEDQIFQPLSKKMRYSPASTSNDYAPKTKSTSTNTESTETFSIVKSPISTSTFRPETDITSTPRHSPSENVMQIHNTITGYNSVIRNRKSLFDIPDDERSYKKLPPPDSVQGGSEPQIKRSLLGSPFYAGRTRYGGAAGSYMPDIKRRKIALVSESANNDSFTMSHATKRVMDLLENYSSPLVEAKRISQCVKTSKSFDNSRPKNAYKTQELYIQSMAKILQFRQRTRQMGSTKIARQIIASNSSSVAVQPNTASQTQCNNPKETTDKLTTKIKVNLTRANRNDKAVGATDEPAPVHLPTAVLQIDQNNLPKFTFGTSTGTETLSDIATHICKEIDAVETSANATNSKSVTTTTTANSPISVNSTSISATNLTKQDTLINNRTEITSKPHTIINDDPYKFSSPIMVQCIGTVQTSSPLPNYTFGSPERRTMEQSKEKESNKKIKTQTQSETWKCNDCWVPNEANSDKCVCCGAAKPTKSVSKAEHCSVCKVALSQERLDKCANCEKVNNKVDGLVTNSNVTYKLQQSYLFTDCCTNIAGLDKCVWCSDKKSEELPAVIKGKPDNASEWKCDYCWIKNKSSADKCAACGSTSPQSKTKEHLSQPQIGIQTSSDSTLKSIMSSQCEKWECTNCLVRNDKNRSKCVCCDAEKSGKTKASEGIDFNFGTLKNTTFKFGIDRNQNISENKTESLPVTQLEMPAKQSETNNNNVPEHATFTFGIPKVKTSNKITTEKETIAEGASTPTFIFGVSKSIIPSASADTTVFRSPINEGSKFSERTPSKTSLENDEKIQEVPNIEQPNTSASDNIQKPAGLFGIPLSPSSVGKTPSAGITFGQTKQPANTQAVATAATDANVPQSTFSFPGSGNSGLQLFPAVTTASTSSISFPIIAPSTSSISFFQKSEPVSTTSMQLFSKTDPIPSSLSLFNKNETVTTNTAVAAPLLSSAPVFSFGTNTQNTKIEKPKFNFSFGKTSEIRPVFSLPTSNTGNNLAGNGLSSGNITSANTISGGNGLATGNSKAGGSSLSSNSIASGLIGGPTKKDNIMWPSNNEVSAIKMGAGNSIEQGNNNLPPVQPSNLFSLQAKKENTWSLNQNTTLGSLKLPSGNTVDPAKISVGNASGTMFGTPDKKENMWSMNNSSSNMFAQIPGTNNVQKPATFSFGSSMQFNANNVTPASTFGNPTQPQAQNMFGISTQVNNNQSVMFSPTLQSQAPPNIFGAQAVSNTAPSVGMFATPNAGATPFGALNSSVPTFEVAPLNPVTPTFNFGAQQTTGVFGFGQQQAQSQGGVYKFGAQAAGSPQRQFNIGTAGSAANAVSRRPMRRAVRRTNQR encoded by the exons ATGAGTGCGAAATATCCGGCAAGAAAGAACAAGCGAGCTAGATCACCTACCGACGACATCAATAAT TCATTTATCAAGAATGTAACTGCAAGAATGTCAGGTTTAATGCCTGCTTCAGTGTCAAAATGGTTTGGCTGTCCACGTTCCTCAAATGCTAATGGTTCTGCACCAGTTGCTGAGTCTTCAGATTCTTCAACAGAAGATGAAGCTCCAGAGGACCAAATATTTCAACCTCTTTCTAAAAAAATGCGCTATAGCCCAGCATCTACTTCAAATGACTATGCCCCCAAA ACAAAATCCACAAGTACTAATACAGAATCTACTGAGACGTTCAGCATAGTAAAGTCTCCTATAAGTACTAGCACATTTAGGCCAGAAACTGACATTACATCAACGCCTCGACACTCTCCTAGTGAAAATGTGATGCAAATACACAACACAATTACAGGCTATAATTCAGTTATAAGAAATCGGAAATCGCTCTTTGATATACCAGATGATGAGAGATCTTACA aaaaattgcCACCGCCAGATTCGGTGCAGGGTGGTAGTGAACCGCAAATAAAACGGAGCTTGTTAGGTTCACCATTCTATGCGGGAAGAACAAGATATGGGGGAGCAGCAGGCTCTTACATGCCAGATATCAAACGCAGAAAGATTGCATTAGTTAGTGAATCTGCAAACAATGACAGCTTTACCATGAGCCATGCTACCAAGCGAGTAATGGATTTATTGGAAAACTATTCATCTCCATTAGTAGAAGCCAAAAGAATATCACAATGTGTGAAAACTTCTAAAAGCTTCGATAATTCACGTCCAAAGAATG CATATAAAACTCAAGAACTCTATATACAAAGTATGGCGAAAATATTACAATTCCGACAAAGAACTCGACAAATGGGTAGCACTAAAATTGCTCGCCAAATAATTGCATCAAATAGCAGCTCAGTGGCTGTTCAACCAAATACAGCTTCACAAACTCAATG CAATAATCCGAAAGAAACAACGGATAAATTAACTACAAAAATCAAAGTGAACCTAACAAGAGCTAACCGAAATGATAAGGCAGTCGGAGCCACCGATGAACCAGCTCCAGTTCATCTTCCAACTGCAGTTTTACAAATTGATCAAAACAATTTACCTAAATTCACATTTGGCACCAGTACAGGGACGGAAACCCTATCGGATATTGCAACACATATCTGCAAAGAGATAGATGCAGTCGAAACATCCGCAAATGCCACTAATTCTAAATCTGTTACTACTACAACTACTGCAAATTCGCCTATTTCTGTCAATTCAACATCTATTTCTGCAACAAACTTGACGAAACAAGATACACTGATAAATAACAGAACGGAAATTACCAGTAAGCCACATACTATTATAAACGATGATCCTTATAAATTTTCCAGTCCTATTATGGTACAATGTATAGGGACAGTACAAACTTCTTCACCACTACCTAATTATACTTTTGGTTCTCCAGAGCGGCGGACTATGGAACAATCAAAAGAAAAGGAatctaacaaaaaaattaaaacacaaacACAATCTGAAACTTGGAAATGTAACGATTGCTGGGTTCCTAACGAAGCCAACTCTGACAAGTGTGTTTGTTGCGGAGCTGCAAAGCCAACAAAGAGTGTTAGTAAAGCTGAGCATTGTTCAGTCTGTAAAGTTGCTTTGAGTCAAGAACGCTTAGATAAATGTGCTAACTGTGAAAAAGTAAACAACAAAGTTGATGGACTGGTAACAAACTCAAATGTTACATACAAATTGCAACAATCGTACCTCTTTACAGATTGCTGCACCAATATTGCAGGTTTAGACAAATGTGTTTGGTGTAGCGATAAAAAATCTGAGGAATTGCCTGCTGTTATTAAGGGTAAACCTGATAATGCTAGCGAATGGAAATGCGATTATTGctggataaaaaataaaagcagtGCTGATAAATGTGCAGCATGTGGTAGTACTTCTCCACAAAGTAAGACTAAAGAACATTTATCTCAACCTCAAATTGGTATTCAGACAAGCAGTGATTCCACACTTAAATCTATTATGAGTTCACAATGTGAAAAATGGGAGTGTACGAATTGCTTGGTGCGAAATGATAAAAACAGAAGTAAATGTGTCTGCTGTGACGCGGAAAAGTCTGGCAAAACGAAAGCATCTGAAgggattgattttaattttggtacTCTTAAAAATACAACTTTCAAGTTTGGCATTGATCGTAATCAAAATATCTCCGAAAACAAAACCGAATCTTTACCTGTGACACAGTTAGAAATGCCAGCTAAACAGTCggaaacaaataataacaatgtACCTGAACATGCTACTTTTACCTTTGGGATACCCAAGGTGAAAACTTCTAATAAGATTACCACTGAGAAAGAAACAATAGCAGAAGGAGCTTCTACACCAACATTTATATTTGGTGTATCGAAATCTATCATACCTTCCGCATCTGCAGACACTACTGTTTTCAGAAGTCCAATCAATGAAGGCTCAAAGTTTTCTGAGAGAACACCATCTAAGACTTCACtagaaaatgatgaaaaaatCCAGGAAGTTCCAAATATTGAACAACCTAATACAAGTGCTTCAGATAATATTCAAAAGCCAGCTGGTTTGTTTGGAATACCATTGAGTCCTTCATCAGTAGGTAAGACTCCATCAGCTGGGATCACTTTTGGGCAAACAAAACAACCGGCTAACACACAGGCTGTAGCGACAGCTGCTACTGATGCAAATGTACCTCAAAGTACATTTAGTTTTCCCGGTTCCGGTAACTCAGGTTTACAATTATTTCCTGCTGTAACAACAGCCTCAACATCTAGTATATCTTTTCCCATTATAGCACCTTCAACTTCGTCTATTTCTTTTTTCCAAAAAAGTGAGCCTGTCTCTACAACTTCAATGCAATTGTTTTCTAAAACTGATCCAATTCCTTCATCTTTatcattatttaataaaaatgaaacagTGACGACAAATACTGCAGTAGCAGCGCCGTTGCTCTCCAGTGCCCCAGTATTTAGTTTCGGTACTAACactcaaaatacaaaaattgagAAGCCTAAGTTTAATTTCTCTTTTGGAAAGACTTCTGAAATACGTCCAGTATTTAGTTTGCCAACGTCAAATACCGGCAATAATTTGGCAGGAAACGGCTTGTCTAGTGGTAACATCACTTCTGCTAATACAATATCTGGAGGAAACGGACTAGCCACAGGAAACTCAAAAGCAGGGGGGAGCAGCTTGTCCTCGAACTCAATAGCTTCGGGACTTATAGGAGGACCAACAAAGAAAGATAATATAATGTGGCCATCAAATAATGAGGTGAGTGCAATTAAAATGGGTGCAGGAAACAGCATCGAACAAGGCAATAATAATTTACCTCCAGTTCAGCCCAGTAACCTGTTTTCTCTACAAGCAAAGAAAGAAAACACATGGTCACTTAATCAAAACACTACTTTGGGGTCGCTTAAATTGCCGTCAGGAAACACTGTAGATCCTGCAAAAATTTCAGTAGGGAATGCATCAGGTACAATGTTTGGCACACCGGACAAGAAAGAAAACATGTGGTCTATGAATAACAGCAGTTCTAATATGTTTGCGCAAATTCCTGGGACTAATAATGTGCAAAAACCGGCAACTTTTTCTTTTGGCTCATCAATGCAGTTCAATGCCAACAATGTGACACCTGCGTCGACTTTCGGAAATCCCACACAGCCGCAGGCTCAAAACATGTTCGGGATATCAACTCAAGTTAATAACAATCAGTCTGTTATGTTCTCGCCGACTTTACAAAGTCAAGCTCCGCCGAATATATTTGGAGCACAAGCTGTAAGCAACACGGCACCTTCAGTGGGAATGTTTGCAACGCCAAACGCAGGGGCAACTCCATTTGGGGCACTGAATTCTTCTGTACCAACATTCGAGGTTGCTCCACTGAACCCTGTTACTCCAACATTCAACTTTGGTGCCCAGCAGACTACAGGAGTTTTTGGTTTTGGACAG CAACAAGCACAATCGCAAGGCGGAGTGTACAAATTCGGAGCGCAGGCGGCAGGGTCCCCCCAACGGCAGTTTAACATCGGCACAGCTGGGAGCGCTGCCAACGCGGTGAGCCGGCGACCAATGCGGCGAGCCGTGCGCAGAACAAACCAACGGTGA
- the LOC123880397 gene encoding nuclear pore complex protein Nup153 isoform X2: protein MSAKYPARKNKRARSPTDDINNSFIKNVTARMSGLMPASVSKWFGCPRSSNANGSAPVAESSDSSTEDEAPEDQIFQPLSKKMRYSPASTSNDYAPKTKSTSTNTESTETFSIVKSPISTSTFRPETDITSTPRHSPSENVMQIHNTITGYNSVIRNRKSLFDIPDDERSYKKLPPPDSVQGGSEPQIKRSLLGSPFYAGRTRYGGAAGSYMPDIKRRKIALVSESANNDSFTMSHATKRVMDLLENYSSPLVEAKRISQCVKTSKSFDNSRPKNAYKTQELYIQSMAKILQFRQRTRQMGSTKIARQIIASNSSSVAVQPNTASQTQCNNPKETTDKLTTKIKVNLTRANRNDKAVGATDEPAPVHLPTAVLQIDQNNLPKFTFGTSTGTETLSDIATHICKEIDAVETSANATNSKSVTTTTTANSPISVNSTSISATNLTKQDTLINNRTEITKRRTMEQSKEKESNKKIKTQTQSETWKCNDCWVPNEANSDKCVCCGAAKPTKSVSKAEHCSVCKVALSQERLDKCANCEKVNNKVDGLVTNSNVTYKLQQSYLFTDCCTNIAGLDKCVWCSDKKSEELPAVIKGKPDNASEWKCDYCWIKNKSSADKCAACGSTSPQSKTKEHLSQPQIGIQTSSDSTLKSIMSSQCEKWECTNCLVRNDKNRSKCVCCDAEKSGKTKASEGIDFNFGTLKNTTFKFGIDRNQNISENKTESLPVTQLEMPAKQSETNNNNVPEHATFTFGIPKVKTSNKITTEKETIAEGASTPTFIFGVSKSIIPSASADTTVFRSPINEGSKFSERTPSKTSLENDEKIQEVPNIEQPNTSASDNIQKPAGLFGIPLSPSSVGKTPSAGITFGQTKQPANTQAVATAATDANVPQSTFSFPGSGNSGLQLFPAVTTASTSSISFPIIAPSTSSISFFQKSEPVSTTSMQLFSKTDPIPSSLSLFNKNETVTTNTAVAAPLLSSAPVFSFGTNTQNTKIEKPKFNFSFGKTSEIRPVFSLPTSNTGNNLAGNGLSSGNITSANTISGGNGLATGNSKAGGSSLSSNSIASGLIGGPTKKDNIMWPSNNEVSAIKMGAGNSIEQGNNNLPPVQPSNLFSLQAKKENTWSLNQNTTLGSLKLPSGNTVDPAKISVGNASGTMFGTPDKKENMWSMNNSSSNMFAQIPGTNNVQKPATFSFGSSMQFNANNVTPASTFGNPTQPQAQNMFGISTQVNNNQSVMFSPTLQSQAPPNIFGAQAVSNTAPSVGMFATPNAGATPFGALNSSVPTFEVAPLNPVTPTFNFGAQQTTGVFGFGQQQAQSQGGVYKFGAQAAGSPQRQFNIGTAGSAANAVSRRPMRRAVRRTNQR from the exons ATGAGTGCGAAATATCCGGCAAGAAAGAACAAGCGAGCTAGATCACCTACCGACGACATCAATAAT TCATTTATCAAGAATGTAACTGCAAGAATGTCAGGTTTAATGCCTGCTTCAGTGTCAAAATGGTTTGGCTGTCCACGTTCCTCAAATGCTAATGGTTCTGCACCAGTTGCTGAGTCTTCAGATTCTTCAACAGAAGATGAAGCTCCAGAGGACCAAATATTTCAACCTCTTTCTAAAAAAATGCGCTATAGCCCAGCATCTACTTCAAATGACTATGCCCCCAAA ACAAAATCCACAAGTACTAATACAGAATCTACTGAGACGTTCAGCATAGTAAAGTCTCCTATAAGTACTAGCACATTTAGGCCAGAAACTGACATTACATCAACGCCTCGACACTCTCCTAGTGAAAATGTGATGCAAATACACAACACAATTACAGGCTATAATTCAGTTATAAGAAATCGGAAATCGCTCTTTGATATACCAGATGATGAGAGATCTTACA aaaaattgcCACCGCCAGATTCGGTGCAGGGTGGTAGTGAACCGCAAATAAAACGGAGCTTGTTAGGTTCACCATTCTATGCGGGAAGAACAAGATATGGGGGAGCAGCAGGCTCTTACATGCCAGATATCAAACGCAGAAAGATTGCATTAGTTAGTGAATCTGCAAACAATGACAGCTTTACCATGAGCCATGCTACCAAGCGAGTAATGGATTTATTGGAAAACTATTCATCTCCATTAGTAGAAGCCAAAAGAATATCACAATGTGTGAAAACTTCTAAAAGCTTCGATAATTCACGTCCAAAGAATG CATATAAAACTCAAGAACTCTATATACAAAGTATGGCGAAAATATTACAATTCCGACAAAGAACTCGACAAATGGGTAGCACTAAAATTGCTCGCCAAATAATTGCATCAAATAGCAGCTCAGTGGCTGTTCAACCAAATACAGCTTCACAAACTCAATG CAATAATCCGAAAGAAACAACGGATAAATTAACTACAAAAATCAAAGTGAACCTAACAAGAGCTAACCGAAATGATAAGGCAGTCGGAGCCACCGATGAACCAGCTCCAGTTCATCTTCCAACTGCAGTTTTACAAATTGATCAAAACAATTTACCTAAATTCACATTTGGCACCAGTACAGGGACGGAAACCCTATCGGATATTGCAACACATATCTGCAAAGAGATAGATGCAGTCGAAACATCCGCAAATGCCACTAATTCTAAATCTGTTACTACTACAACTACTGCAAATTCGCCTATTTCTGTCAATTCAACATCTATTTCTGCAACAAACTTGACGAAACAAGATACACTGATAAATAACAGAACGGAAATTACCA AGCGGCGGACTATGGAACAATCAAAAGAAAAGGAatctaacaaaaaaattaaaacacaaacACAATCTGAAACTTGGAAATGTAACGATTGCTGGGTTCCTAACGAAGCCAACTCTGACAAGTGTGTTTGTTGCGGAGCTGCAAAGCCAACAAAGAGTGTTAGTAAAGCTGAGCATTGTTCAGTCTGTAAAGTTGCTTTGAGTCAAGAACGCTTAGATAAATGTGCTAACTGTGAAAAAGTAAACAACAAAGTTGATGGACTGGTAACAAACTCAAATGTTACATACAAATTGCAACAATCGTACCTCTTTACAGATTGCTGCACCAATATTGCAGGTTTAGACAAATGTGTTTGGTGTAGCGATAAAAAATCTGAGGAATTGCCTGCTGTTATTAAGGGTAAACCTGATAATGCTAGCGAATGGAAATGCGATTATTGctggataaaaaataaaagcagtGCTGATAAATGTGCAGCATGTGGTAGTACTTCTCCACAAAGTAAGACTAAAGAACATTTATCTCAACCTCAAATTGGTATTCAGACAAGCAGTGATTCCACACTTAAATCTATTATGAGTTCACAATGTGAAAAATGGGAGTGTACGAATTGCTTGGTGCGAAATGATAAAAACAGAAGTAAATGTGTCTGCTGTGACGCGGAAAAGTCTGGCAAAACGAAAGCATCTGAAgggattgattttaattttggtacTCTTAAAAATACAACTTTCAAGTTTGGCATTGATCGTAATCAAAATATCTCCGAAAACAAAACCGAATCTTTACCTGTGACACAGTTAGAAATGCCAGCTAAACAGTCggaaacaaataataacaatgtACCTGAACATGCTACTTTTACCTTTGGGATACCCAAGGTGAAAACTTCTAATAAGATTACCACTGAGAAAGAAACAATAGCAGAAGGAGCTTCTACACCAACATTTATATTTGGTGTATCGAAATCTATCATACCTTCCGCATCTGCAGACACTACTGTTTTCAGAAGTCCAATCAATGAAGGCTCAAAGTTTTCTGAGAGAACACCATCTAAGACTTCACtagaaaatgatgaaaaaatCCAGGAAGTTCCAAATATTGAACAACCTAATACAAGTGCTTCAGATAATATTCAAAAGCCAGCTGGTTTGTTTGGAATACCATTGAGTCCTTCATCAGTAGGTAAGACTCCATCAGCTGGGATCACTTTTGGGCAAACAAAACAACCGGCTAACACACAGGCTGTAGCGACAGCTGCTACTGATGCAAATGTACCTCAAAGTACATTTAGTTTTCCCGGTTCCGGTAACTCAGGTTTACAATTATTTCCTGCTGTAACAACAGCCTCAACATCTAGTATATCTTTTCCCATTATAGCACCTTCAACTTCGTCTATTTCTTTTTTCCAAAAAAGTGAGCCTGTCTCTACAACTTCAATGCAATTGTTTTCTAAAACTGATCCAATTCCTTCATCTTTatcattatttaataaaaatgaaacagTGACGACAAATACTGCAGTAGCAGCGCCGTTGCTCTCCAGTGCCCCAGTATTTAGTTTCGGTACTAACactcaaaatacaaaaattgagAAGCCTAAGTTTAATTTCTCTTTTGGAAAGACTTCTGAAATACGTCCAGTATTTAGTTTGCCAACGTCAAATACCGGCAATAATTTGGCAGGAAACGGCTTGTCTAGTGGTAACATCACTTCTGCTAATACAATATCTGGAGGAAACGGACTAGCCACAGGAAACTCAAAAGCAGGGGGGAGCAGCTTGTCCTCGAACTCAATAGCTTCGGGACTTATAGGAGGACCAACAAAGAAAGATAATATAATGTGGCCATCAAATAATGAGGTGAGTGCAATTAAAATGGGTGCAGGAAACAGCATCGAACAAGGCAATAATAATTTACCTCCAGTTCAGCCCAGTAACCTGTTTTCTCTACAAGCAAAGAAAGAAAACACATGGTCACTTAATCAAAACACTACTTTGGGGTCGCTTAAATTGCCGTCAGGAAACACTGTAGATCCTGCAAAAATTTCAGTAGGGAATGCATCAGGTACAATGTTTGGCACACCGGACAAGAAAGAAAACATGTGGTCTATGAATAACAGCAGTTCTAATATGTTTGCGCAAATTCCTGGGACTAATAATGTGCAAAAACCGGCAACTTTTTCTTTTGGCTCATCAATGCAGTTCAATGCCAACAATGTGACACCTGCGTCGACTTTCGGAAATCCCACACAGCCGCAGGCTCAAAACATGTTCGGGATATCAACTCAAGTTAATAACAATCAGTCTGTTATGTTCTCGCCGACTTTACAAAGTCAAGCTCCGCCGAATATATTTGGAGCACAAGCTGTAAGCAACACGGCACCTTCAGTGGGAATGTTTGCAACGCCAAACGCAGGGGCAACTCCATTTGGGGCACTGAATTCTTCTGTACCAACATTCGAGGTTGCTCCACTGAACCCTGTTACTCCAACATTCAACTTTGGTGCCCAGCAGACTACAGGAGTTTTTGGTTTTGGACAG CAACAAGCACAATCGCAAGGCGGAGTGTACAAATTCGGAGCGCAGGCGGCAGGGTCCCCCCAACGGCAGTTTAACATCGGCACAGCTGGGAGCGCTGCCAACGCGGTGAGCCGGCGACCAATGCGGCGAGCCGTGCGCAGAACAAACCAACGGTGA